A region from the Sphingopyxis lindanitolerans genome encodes:
- a CDS encoding cupin-like domain-containing protein, with translation MVGPIFSSDAHAAFNAAYPGVPTHLTHQIAGHPLLELGALLELAGRLRPESLEHNAAVDLPLGIRNADIPANGLSVADTIARIDECGSWVLLKTVDQDAAYAALMREVLAEIEPVVEPRTGAMMRLEGFIFISSPRAVTPLHFDPEYNILFQARGSKTMTLFPPADPDIIGQPFFEQYFAGGPRNLPWRDEWAARGRAIDISPGEAIYVPILAPHWVQTHDDVSVSLSLTWRSEWSFHHADACRFNRRLRARGLNPAAPRLYPQNNRLKSYAQRALARIEARGG, from the coding sequence ATGGTGGGTCCGATCTTTTCCAGCGATGCGCATGCGGCCTTCAACGCGGCCTACCCTGGCGTGCCGACGCATCTGACGCACCAGATTGCCGGTCATCCGTTGCTGGAACTCGGCGCCTTGCTGGAGCTTGCCGGTCGGCTGCGTCCCGAAAGCCTGGAGCATAATGCGGCGGTCGATCTGCCGCTGGGTATCCGCAATGCCGATATTCCCGCCAACGGCCTTTCGGTGGCGGATACGATTGCGCGGATCGATGAATGCGGATCGTGGGTCTTGCTCAAGACCGTCGATCAGGACGCGGCCTACGCCGCCCTGATGCGCGAGGTGCTGGCCGAGATCGAGCCGGTGGTCGAACCCCGCACGGGGGCGATGATGCGTCTGGAAGGCTTTATCTTCATCTCCTCTCCGCGGGCGGTGACCCCGCTGCATTTCGACCCCGAATATAATATATTGTTCCAGGCGCGCGGGTCGAAGACGATGACGCTGTTTCCGCCCGCCGATCCGGACATCATCGGCCAGCCCTTCTTCGAGCAATATTTTGCCGGGGGGCCGCGTAACCTGCCCTGGCGCGACGAATGGGCGGCGCGGGGGCGGGCCATCGACATTTCGCCGGGCGAGGCGATCTATGTCCCCATACTCGCGCCGCACTGGGTCCAGACGCACGACGATGTTTCGGTATCGCTGTCGCTGACGTGGCGCAGCGAGTGGAGCTTTCACCATGCCGATGCCTGCCGGTTCAACCGCCGGTTGCGCGCGCGCGGGCTGAACCCAGCGGCGCCGCGCCTCTATCCGCAAAACAATCGTCTGAAATCCTATGCCCAGCGCGCGCTGGCGCGGATCGAGGCGCGCGGCGGCTAG
- a CDS encoding aspartyl/asparaginyl beta-hydroxylase domain-containing protein — translation MTGQTTWLDQARDAHRRDDVAAETAILDTAIRADRGNIAAQLAMAELKRRLGDERAAGSFYRLALGTATQAQNVPPALHPGLQRAEQFLAATERTFADHLLGQLREAGIDTRSASPRVAEALRMLAGEQPLYLQQPSMFYFPGLAQRPFFDRADFEWVPAVEAATDAIRAELLVLIDQSADRFAPYVTASADRPPPNNPLLDKPDWGAAWLWKDGVVAEGMADLCPQTLAALAHAPQPVIPGRAPLALFSRLTPGTHIQPHHGMLNTRLICHLPLVIPDGCGLRVGAKTREWHMGELTIFDDSFEHEAWNRGASDRSVLLFEIWRPDIDADERGQLARIFAAIDTYGEA, via the coding sequence ATGACGGGGCAGACGACATGGCTGGACCAGGCACGCGACGCCCATCGCCGTGACGATGTCGCGGCGGAAACGGCCATACTCGACACCGCGATCCGCGCCGACCGCGGGAATATTGCGGCACAGCTGGCAATGGCGGAGCTTAAACGCCGCCTGGGGGACGAGCGCGCGGCGGGCAGTTTCTATCGCCTCGCGCTCGGCACGGCGACGCAAGCCCAGAATGTGCCCCCCGCCCTGCATCCCGGCCTTCAGCGCGCCGAACAATTTCTTGCCGCGACCGAACGCACCTTCGCCGATCATCTGCTCGGCCAGTTGCGCGAGGCGGGGATCGACACGCGGTCGGCCAGCCCGCGCGTGGCCGAAGCCTTGCGCATGCTGGCCGGCGAACAACCGCTCTATCTGCAACAGCCGAGCATGTTCTATTTCCCCGGTCTGGCGCAGCGCCCCTTCTTCGACCGCGCCGATTTCGAATGGGTTCCGGCGGTCGAGGCAGCGACCGATGCGATCCGCGCCGAATTACTGGTGCTGATCGACCAATCCGCCGACCGGTTCGCGCCCTATGTCACCGCCAGCGCCGACCGGCCGCCGCCGAACAACCCACTGCTCGACAAGCCCGACTGGGGGGCGGCGTGGCTATGGAAGGACGGCGTCGTCGCCGAAGGCATGGCGGACCTTTGCCCACAGACGCTCGCGGCGCTGGCCCATGCGCCGCAGCCGGTGATTCCGGGCCGTGCGCCCCTCGCCCTTTTTTCGCGACTGACCCCCGGCACGCACATCCAGCCGCATCATGGCATGCTCAATACGCGGTTGATCTGTCACCTGCCGTTGGTCATTCCCGATGGCTGCGGCCTGCGGGTCGGCGCCAAGACCCGCGAATGGCATATGGGCGAGTTGACGATATTCGACGACAGCTTCGAGCATGAAGCCTGGAATCGCGGCGCCAGCGACCGCAGCGTGCTGCTGTTCGAAATCTGGCGCCCCGATATCGACGCCGACGAGCGCGGCCAGTTGGCGCGCATCTTCGCGGCGATCGACACTTATGGCGAAGCATAA
- a CDS encoding DUF4349 domain-containing protein encodes MSPHAANESRFGRVSMQNKLLAGAMALALVGCSEQSADDAASNDIPSAAATSEADSAADAARTPRIGMEAAPGVAFDYSYIFRLADDRISKVQEQHAAACETLGVQRCRIVDVRYQLTDEKLVEAQTQFKLDPGIARKFGAGAIASVEKAEGVLADASIAGEDVGTQILASQQRSAGSEAEIARLEQRLKSGGLDKRERAEILAQIGQLRGQVGDERQNRRSGEARIAWTSVAFNYVSDGGLPGIGRENPFANAGETLMRSGGTALTFVLTLGAAILPWGIVAALIIAFWRSRFLVAVRRQLRGETSEARDPVVPPAS; translated from the coding sequence ATGTCACCCCACGCGGCCAACGAGTCGCGTTTTGGGAGAGTATCTATGCAAAATAAGCTCTTAGCGGGCGCGATGGCGCTCGCCCTTGTCGGCTGCTCCGAACAATCAGCCGACGATGCCGCATCGAATGACATCCCTTCCGCCGCAGCAACGAGCGAAGCCGACAGCGCGGCCGATGCCGCCCGCACGCCCCGGATCGGCATGGAGGCCGCGCCCGGCGTCGCTTTCGATTATTCCTATATATTTCGCCTTGCCGACGATCGCATCTCGAAGGTTCAGGAGCAGCATGCCGCCGCCTGCGAAACGCTTGGCGTCCAGCGTTGCCGCATTGTCGATGTCCGCTATCAACTCACCGACGAAAAGCTCGTCGAGGCGCAGACCCAGTTCAAGCTCGACCCCGGCATCGCGCGCAAATTCGGTGCGGGCGCCATAGCGAGCGTTGAAAAAGCCGAAGGCGTTTTGGCCGATGCCAGCATCGCGGGCGAAGATGTCGGCACACAAATCCTCGCCTCGCAGCAACGAAGCGCGGGTTCGGAGGCCGAAATTGCGCGGCTCGAACAACGGTTGAAATCGGGCGGGCTCGACAAGCGCGAGCGCGCTGAAATTCTTGCGCAGATCGGCCAGCTACGCGGACAAGTCGGCGACGAACGCCAAAACCGTCGCAGCGGCGAAGCGCGGATCGCATGGACGAGCGTCGCCTTCAATTATGTCAGCGACGGCGGGCTGCCCGGCATCGGCCGCGAAAACCCCTTCGCCAATGCGGGCGAGACCCTGATGCGCAGCGGCGGCACCGCGTTGACCTTCGTTCTGACGCTGGGTGCGGCCATCTTGCCATGGGGCATAGTCGCCGCGCTGATCATCGCCTTCTGGCGCAGCCGCTTCCTTGTCGCCGTCCGCCGCCAGCTTCGGGGCGAAACCTCCGAGGCGCGCGATCCTGTCGTCCCGCCCGCAAGCTGA